A window of Pelagicoccus enzymogenes genomic DNA:
CTCGCCAACCGCCTCATGCATCCCTCGAACTTGATCACGAAGCGCTACCACGTTTCGCTGAAGCAAGCCTACCCTCGAGCCAAGCTGTTCCGCCTGATGCGGGGTGTAACCGTGGAAGGCGAGAAACTAAAGGTCGAAAAAGCGGTCTTTGCGGGAGATAAGAACAAAGACGAATCAACGGAGCTGGATCTCGCCATGCACCACGGAAAGAAGCGGGAAATTCGCCGCCTCTTCCAAGCGCTGCATTTTGACGTGAAAAAGTTAAAGCGGTATCAGATCGGCCGATACAGCATCAAAGGAATGCCCAAAGGCGCCGGCATCGCTCTGACCTCCCGCGAGATCAGCCTGCTCTTCAAGGCCGACACCGACTTGTAAACCTTTCAATCCCAGTTAACGACCATGAAGCTAATAATCGCATCCCTGGCCCTTGCCCTCGCCTCTATCGCTTCCGCCGCAGACGGCATCCCCGTCTACCTCGATCCCGCGGAAGACTCGCTGCAGGTTGGCGAACTCGAAGCGATCTCCCTCGCCGTCCCCGCCAACTGGCCCCGCGACGTCGCCGCGATCGAAGGCTGGCAACCCATCTACTACCGCGACGTCTTCGAGGTCTACCTCGACAACAACGACATCGCCAAGGACTTGTCCGCAAAACCCGGAAGGCCCTACTTGACCGCTCCGTCCAACGAAGCGCCTACCCTCGCCATCGCCACCGACAAGGACAAGATGGACATCATCAGCGTCGACACCTGGTTCTGCAAAGTGCAGCTCGAAACCATCATCGTAGGCTACATCCCGAGCTCCTCCATCGAGGCGAGCGACATCGTCAACAGCTTGGCCTCCGCCCCCGCTCCCCAAATGTCCGACCTTCCCGAGGCGGCAGCGGTAACCGAATTGGTGGGACGCTTCGAAAAAACCGGCATGATCGGCAAGAACCGCACCGGAGTCGCCTACAAGCTTACCGGCTTGGACGGCAAGACGCTCGCATTCGTGGACACCTCGGAAGTCCCCGAGCGGATACACGTCGAGGACTTCATCAAGCGAGAAGTGCGCGTATCCGGAATCTTGAAACAAACGGAGGAAACCGAAGACGTTATCCTGACTGCCAAATCCATAAAGAATGCGTTCTGATACGCCTTCCCATGTCGCCCTCAATCGTCCTCCTGCAACAAAACTCCTCTTCATGAAACTCATAGACGGAAAAAAGATCTCCCAAGATATCGTATCCGAATTGACCGACTCGGTCGCGAAAATCGAGGGCGCCAAGCCCTGTATCGCCTTCATTCGCGTCGGCGAAGACCCCGCCTCCGTTTCTTACGTTCGCCAAAAGAACCGCACCGCCGAGGCGATTGGCATCAAGCCTCTCCTCTTCGAGCTTCCCGAAACCATCACCCAAGAGGAGCTTTTCGCCAAGGTCGACGAGCTCAACGCGGACAGCTCCGTGCACGGCATCTTGATCCAGTCCCCGC
This region includes:
- a CDS encoding pseudouridine synthase codes for the protein MDSPQPIRTQKFLADAGLCSRRVAEEYIKNGEVTINGKTAELGSKVMPGSDDVRLNGRRVKASQSKKQLVIALNKPKGFICSNDDPHNERTVFDLLPKEFAGERLFCAGRLDKDSEGLLILTNDGDLANRLMHPSNLITKRYHVSLKQAYPRAKLFRLMRGVTVEGEKLKVEKAVFAGDKNKDESTELDLAMHHGKKREIRRLFQALHFDVKKLKRYQIGRYSIKGMPKGAGIALTSREISLLFKADTDL